The following proteins are encoded in a genomic region of Limanda limanda chromosome 22, fLimLim1.1, whole genome shotgun sequence:
- the rtn3 gene encoding reticulon-3 isoform X1, which yields MDPMTQSAQITSSQGLADGQNSAAKESKLSDSFLSSSPVSLIQSPQDKRVVLGSEKPCEGVATSLRFPSQPGSFAPGNFASEAGPPDGQPDSPIKTSPVSERIKALEALAAKKKEPDFRNEGGFSHFRDRHYEKSPTDIQKSPNEAQKSPNDTPKSPTEIIVPTYQKKGGSVDKESPESPFEVLGDLRQVTEYEETEVWMKAHLPPVPDLAIKDTLVSNTVASKEKEETEIVLTDAPATFAGVPDAFMDSPIVTSELKDELSDAHKQEEEPEFDLSFLPTAYMWDQQEKSAVQVQANLDSEPPASPAPPAGFKSPSSPVSPPIDMNAKQNVLHEKKTTWNRDLEPPEASEADSSGDSDDTVIEDGVIVPASVPIASSDPAFSNDPTTAPASTAFSLPTEEKGTPPPKLERKLMQVPTINVIETDEPNYSEEEMEMELEVDEDEDYEVVKDSTREAPKTPEPEYSENERPKTRPLETEFIEGYSPPSSPVDSDVEYSPKHKILKSLPEAYHQEPKSVPEAPPDPTVSKDSESDFSQAHFPKSQNTFNKVNDEPLAFIGPKEEVDFPDNDDEWSDEAHDMLVKSCSTNLASKESVPSIQSEFDLSSNTAVKETCMEVASHSKTSLIQDEIYDRESFDYDYDRSSPVDEQFLTDPSKIHIQTLNSSPAQSDVLENKQDSQTLDDFTSLNYCGTISSTNEPDFNKITTTDDVSDNIANGNSFQHDMKPGVLEPEETQIPETIDPDSTVLERTDSFVEFMRECLKSRQDEEPDNQPKSVLSESKFCETGWSISQSPPTMVMDLEQEELTISALKELGSSQEEDELASLQSKVPDKDKANSNATVIEQSSDTSVPTPPCSKSEHAIDSTYSKEVEAIDEWVAEAYHLAEHVLTAILTHLSVKDLIHWRDPKKSGVVFGLSMLMLLSLAAFSVISVASYLLLALLCVTITFRIYKSVVQAVQKSSDGHPFKTLMDKDVSIPPETFRKHVDASLTYINRALKQMSRLFLVEDLVDSLKLAVVMWLLTYVGAVFNGITILILADILLFAVPPVYEKNKTQIDQYIDVARTQVNTTMAKLQEKLPGAMKRSKTE from the exons attcctttctttcctcttcgcCTGTATCTCTCATTCAGTCTCCTCAAG ACAAAAGAGTTGTTCTGGGCTCTGAAAAGCCCTGTGAAGGTGTAGCGACATCCCTTCGCTTTCCTTCTCAACCTGGCTCATTTGCACCTGGTAACTTTGCGAGTGAAGCAGGGCCACCAGATGGACAGCCGGATTCACCAATAAAGACATCTCCAGTTTCTGAGCGAATAAAGGCACTGGAAGCTCTTGCTGCCAAAAAGAAGGAACCCGACTTTAGAAATGAGGGCGGTTTCTCTCACTTCAGAGATCGCCACTATGAAAAGTCTCCCACTGACATACAGAAATCTCCCAATGAGGCCCAAAAATCTCCCAATGATACCCCAAAATCTCCCACTGAGATAATTGTTCCAACTTACCAGAAAAAAGGAGGGTCTGTTGATAAGGAGTCACCTGAATCCCCTTTTGAAGTACTTGGAGATTTAAGACAAGTGACTGAATATGAAGAAACAGAAGTGTGGATGAAGGCTCATTTACCACCTGTGCCAGACCTTGCAATCAAAGATACCCTGGTTTCCAATACTGTTGCatcaaaagagaaagaggagactGAAATAGTTTTAACCGATGCTCCTGCTACCTTCGCTGGTGTCCCTGATGCTTTCATGGATTCTCCTATTGTAACTTCAGAACTGAAGGATGAGCTAAGTGATGCACATAagcaagaggaggagccagagttTGACCTTAGTTTTTTGCCAACAGCCTACATGTGGGATCAGCAGGAAAAATCTGCTGTCCAGGTTCAAGCAAATCTTGATTCAGAGCCTCCCgcatcacctgctcctcctgcaggctTTAAATCCCCATCTTCTCCTGTCTCCCCACCCATTGACATGAATGCTAAACAGAATGTTTtgcatgaaaagaaaacaacttggAACAGAGATCTGGAGCCACCAGAAGCAAGTGAAGCAGACAGCTCAGGAGACTCGGATGATACCGTCATTGAAGATGGTGTCATCGTCCCTGCATCTGTTCCCATTGCATCTTCTGATCCAGCATTTTCAAATGATCCCACCACTGCCCCTGCCTCTACAGCCTTTTCTCTCCCCACTGAGGAAAAGGGGACCCCTCCACCAAAGTTGGAGAGGAAGTTAATGCAGGTTCCAACAATCAATGTTATTGAGACAGATGAGCCAAATTACAGTGAAGAGGAGATGGAAATGGAGCTTGAAgtagatgaagatgaggattaTGAAGTTGTGAAAGATTCAACTAGAGAGGCTCCCAAAACCCCAGAACCAGAGTACAGTGAAAATGAACGACCCAAGACACGCCCTTTAGAAACTGAATTCATCGAAGGCTactctcctccatcctcaccTGTGGactctgatgttgaatacagccCTAAACACAAGATTCTTAAATCTCTTCCAGAAGCGTACCATCAGGAGCCTAAATCTGTGCCAGAGGCCCCACCCGATCCAACTGTTTCAAAGGACTCCGAATCAGACTTTTCCCAAGCACATTTCCCAAAGTCACAGAATACTTTTAATAAAGTAAATGATGAACCCTTAGCTTTCATAGGCCCAAAAGAAGAAGTGGACTTCCCAGACAATGATGACGAATGGTCAGATGAAGCACACGATATGCTGGTTAAATCTTGCAGCACAAATCTTGCGTCCAAGGAATCCGTTCCTTCCATCCAATCCGAATTCGATTTGAGTAGCAACACAGCTGTAAAAGAGACTTGCATGGAAGTAGCTTCCCATTCTAAAACCAGCCTAATTCAAGATGAGATATATGACCGAGAGTCTTTTGATTACGATTATGATCGTTCCTCACCTGTGGATGAGCAGTTTCTTACTGATCCTTCTAAAATCCACATTCAAACACTGAATTCAAGCCCTGCACAAAGTGATGTTCTGGAGAACAAACAGGACTCTCAAACTCTGGATGACTTCACTTCACTGAATTATTGTGGGACAATAAGCAGCACCAATGAGCCAGATTTCAATAAGATAACGACCACGGATGATGTTTCAGATAATATTGCAAATGGAAACTCTTTCCAGCATGATATGAAACCAGGTGTCCTCGAACCTGAGGAAACACAGATCCCAGAGACCATTGACCCTGACAGCACAGTTTTGGAGCGCACAGATAGCTTTGTTGAGTTCATGAGAGAGTGCCTGAAATCTAGGCAGGATGAAGAACCTGACAACCAGCCAAAAAGTGTTCTCTCAGAGTCTAAGTTCTGTGAAACTGGTTGGTCTATCTCCCAGTCCCCACCAACCATGGTGATGGATCTTGAACAAGAAGAACTTACCATCAGTGCTCTCAAAGAGCTGGGCAGCAGTCAAGAGGAGGATGAGTTGGCATCTCTTCAGTCTAAGGTTCCTGACAAGGACAAAGCTAATTCCAATGCTACTGTTATAGAACAGTCTTCCGATACATCAGTTCCTACCCCTCCTTGTTCCAAAAGTGAACATGCAATCGACAGCACATACTCCAAAGAGGTGGAAGCCATTGATGAATGGGTAGCTGAAGCCTATCATCTTGCTGAGCATGTCTTGACAGCGATACTAACCCACTTATCAG TGAAGGATCTGATCCACTGGCGAGACCCCAAGAAGTCGGGCGTGGTGTTCGGTCTGTCCATGCTGATGCTGCTGTCCCTGGCAGCCTTCAGTGTCATCAGCGTGGCTTCCTACCTGCTCCTGGCCCTGCTCTGTGTCACCATCACCTTCCGCATCTACAAGTCTGTGGTCCAGGCCGTGCAGAAGTCTAGCGATGGACACCCCTTCAA AACGCTGATGGATAAGGATGTCAGCATCCCCCCAGAGACCTTCCGCAAGCACGTGGACGCCAGTCTGACCTACATCAACCGAGCCCTAAAGCAGATGAGCCGCCTCTTTCTGGTCGAGGACCTTGTGGACTCCCTAAAG ctggCTGTGGTCATGTGGCTGCTGACCTACGTAGGAGCTGTTTTCAATGGAATCACCATTCTGATTCTGG CTGACATCCTGCTCTTCGCTGTGCCTCCAGTCTACGAGAAGAACAAG ACCCAGATTGATCAGTACATTGACGTGGCACGTACTCAAGTCAACACCACAATGGCCAA gtTGCAAGAGAAACTCCCTGGAGCTATGAAGCGCAGCAAAACTGAATGA
- the zfta gene encoding zinc finger translocation-associated protein, with translation MEEAESGGREPEPRCAEQTELLSLIISGEEEEATPEESELGEEDGLANGHGEEESGADMVTPVRSPGTSYWSITEGPDHPLLLSLAPGPSGRKPRVQRASRPGLSRIPGRDHRRYYHEYWRSEYLMDFDPQRHGMICMVCGSSLATLKLSTIKRHIRQKHPDSLLWSAADKEVIRSGWESHLSLGGSQRSYSSTAGPLPQEEEEQLDSGQHAADLLDPVTPHEQPQQALSLSPKSEEVEVPQTQEEDEQDLSGPSAQTLERYLNDSLHAWFRQEFLMEYEAEAGRLMCMVCGGELPSLHLDHIKSHVLDTHPNSLVYSSEEKHCILQAWAQTHEDSENSIKSEPSTKEEGMDLFAQDAEAIQINTDLYPESDGTLTQETCLIGEDGGVGAPQQGSQPLRQPRKRRLPGGDPWRLRLDYLVAYGPQGQDTFCMVCSQVLHETKVSSFRRHIKECHPETTTLSRQEREAMAAAWTKDYSSDDMQTQDEINLREATTGETCEDACPDITTPSKTVKKEEGVSGRRVKVKDSGTAATPSRHSHYPGKDQRRNYQVRWRMEFLMDYDCRRHGLICIVCGATLATLKVSTIKRHIQQVHPHSLDYSPEEKQQAMLSYNQIALHFTHSDDCFSSPDHGHTELAPTPAHFGT, from the exons ATGGAAGAGGCAGAGAGCGGCGGACGGGAGCCCGAGCCCCGGTGCGCCGAGCAGACTGAGCTGCTCTCATTAATAATAAgcggagaagaagaggaagcgaCGCCAGAGGAGAGTGAGCTGGGAG AAGAGGATGGTCTTGCCAACGGCCATGGTGAGGAGGAATCGGGGGCTGACATGGTCACACCTGTCAGATCTCCAGGTACCAGCTACTGGAGCATCACCGAGGGTCCTGACCATCCCTTGCTCCTCTCCCTGGCCCCTGGGCCCTCTGGACGAAAACCCAGGGTGCAGAGGGCCTCACGCCCAGGCCTCAGCCGGATCCCAGGTCGGGACCACCGCCGCTACTACCACGAGTACTGGCGTAGTGAGTACCTGATGGACTTTGACCCCCAGCGGCATGGGATGATCTGCATGGTGTGCGGCAGCTCACTGGCCACTCTGAAGCTCAGCACCATAAAGAGACACATAAGGCAGAAGCACCCAGACTCCCTGCTGTGGAGTGCTGCCGACAAGGAGGTGATCCGCTCGGGCTGGGAGAGCCACCTGAGCCTGGGGGGGAGTCAGAGGTCGTACAGCTCTACTGCTGGACCTTTaccacaggaagaagaagagcagctgGACTCAGGCCAACATGCTGCTG ATCTCCTGGATCCTGTGACTCCCCATGAGCAGCCACAACAagccctcagtctgtctcccaAGTCTGAGGAGGTTGAAGTCCCGCAGAcccaggaggaggatgagcaggatCTCTCAGGACCATCAGCTCAAACTTTGGAGCGCTACCTGAATGACTCACTGCACGCTTGGTTCCGTCAGGAGTTCCTGATGGAGTACGAAGCAGAGGCGGGCCGGCTAATGTGCATGGTGTGCGGAGGAGAGCTACCCTCCCTTCACCTTGACCACATCAAGAGCCATGTGCTGGACACCCACCCTAACTCCTTGGTCTACAGCTCAGAGGAGAAGCACTGCATCCTTCAGGCCTGGGCTCAGACTCATG AAGATTCAGAAAACTCAATCAAATCAGAGCCCAGCACCAAAGAAGAAGGCATGGACCTATTTGCTCAGGATGCGGAGGCCATCCAGATCAACACTGACTTGTACCCAGAAAGCGATGGCACTTTAACTCAGGAAACGTGTCTCATTGGTGAGGACGGCGGCGTAGGAGCTCCGCAACAGGGATCGCAGCCCCTTCGTCAGCCCAGGAAGAGGCGGCTGCCTGGGGGCGACCCATGGCGGCTCCGCCTCGACTACCTGGTGGCCTATGGGCCTCAGGGCCAGGACACGTTCTGCATGGTGTGTTCTCAGGTCCTGCACGAAACCAAGGTCAGCAGCTTCCGGCGCCACATAAAGGAATGTCACCCTGAGACCACAACCCTCAGCCGACAAGAAAGGGAAGCCATGGCTGCTGCCTGGACCAAAGATTATTCTAGTGACGACATGCAAACTCAAGATG aaATCAACCTTAGAGAAGCTACTACAGGAGAGACATGTGAGGACGCCTGCCCAGACATCACGACACCCAGTAAGACggtgaagaaggaggaaggtGTGAGTGGACGAAGGGTGAAAGTGAAGGACAGCGGCACCGCAGCCACACCCTCTCGTCACAGCCATTACCCCGGGAAGGACCAGAGGAGGAACTACCAGGTGCGTTGGCGGATGGAATTCCTGATGGACTACGACTGCAGGAGACACGGGCTGATCTGCATAGTGTGTGGAGCCACTCTGGCCACGTTGAAGGTCAGCACCATCAAGAGGCACATCCAGCAGGTGCACCCCCACTCTCTGGACTACAGcccagaggagaagcagcaggctATGCTGAGCTACAACCAGATCGCCTTGCACTTCACCCACTCCGATGACTGCTTCTCCTCCCCGGACCACGGGCACACAGAGCTGGCTCCAACTCCAGCACACTTTGGCACTTAA
- the si:dkey-28a3.2 gene encoding uncharacterized protein si:dkey-28a3.2 — MPTAKDKGGSASHPHQPASEYDDATLAQKREYWRTKKREQRARLSERRGRPAQDSPGKKLLLLNTTAVVNSTLSGSLAAPSSPVQSKDESYKTPNVSPASHSANAVGEGSFETPESQKPKWFHTMKLDKVLPQFPASCSISAKAARGNTAAVKNRAASGAVNRAITSPTPSGTQLDSSSSVPPVRVTSITNGSSAQTTPQSRVSMQGTSVLKMQNRQHVASRSQPKLSPINVTMGRILVSSPSGPIVIKTETKEEYTTPQSGTKSALVTPQRAKGVGNSQPSIESEEERAARRREHWRIKKREQRAKLAAQIAKARDRTQATEMMVQRQMAQKTGLMGPTACQNLQSQSFSRRAGPTQAKATFRPAKKRNDKLKIGAASLTTVNLQIKVQNPHETRTTPTAISVRKSGETLRRFPSYLHLSNVTRGIVRCKTPRQRFIEAQRNLMIQRNMRCKSPLLASVFGTRNIPRIDPNDTPEQIIEKRREYWRIKKREQRAKLSMEVRDRLKERDSLMRRVKRYQNILEEMRKARALTQSAGSTLTHASETIGGFIKEDGTVTIKIPQVSTCHDTSAHQREEDLHVQSSTNTHVTQPQHQPFCPAQVKVFLPLSGKPVNKLPKLLSARPRTPLESTTVPNSHSSSAQAVGQLTLSHPQKAISGGSTAGSSCVMKMAVSSSAASLALSLDPSLTQEERMAKKREYWRIKKREQRAARAARLKQGVLQMRANAALQRRKAQKQVALNPAPLSKRLSNLTGNSQPPPDNSVPITPNANEIKQEPEPVPAVDLNSQPEQAICPDIKRPTSSPLPSAPPAPQPEPDPVLAAESQATTLRAVASMKRLLEESLSTVRDCKSQQTEIKMETTEEASDQEIEPNLPQLFIEEDEVAPLAANLTVQIKSWQPDTEALVHSRSPSPHLKNSPQIRETPSPIPTSSDAPMLPTCEHASRTSPTFTLNPSKEDPDGPSSPHRTQRLLTRKEGHEDCSSPEPPELHQLAIDELHPQQEHGEQQCEAQEQFENSMSPAARRYHSVWTEQGGLTSLQRKREYWKLMKRQQRARSKARQKERPGGLSTRLTQAQGFGVFNNVKRGNPNAKPALRSRSSIPSLTAVSSIPALSPPTCRAERSPHTLQVKLPVLSVSCSPRSEQNNIDVGPSQILSDCLDASENQQQAMPRFQMSMSTGTDVDSAPCLLTLTPPDNPLSSINLQPIEPHVETPDPTLSAIKIPSQLHSPSHSRHSPSKLVPVSTMAPPKPIPGETQEDFLRRKREYWRIKKKEQRARKAIQVKGAPPKRAAHWRPILPAQDPPTQDSGQWLSSSDESEHLMSTSVDTDQESFQFPNYTAPVEDDPELLYTDYENNSGEEGSISDSVWRYSYLMDYDPLNQLLVCMVCGELQYSHSLEGVRAHIDDTHPDTLTLEAGERRRILEAWDEQVSRRERFFTSQLQQHSGTS; from the exons ATGCCAACTGCAAAAGATAAAGGTGGTTCCGCGTCCCACCCCCACCAGCCTGCCTCAGAATATGATGATGCCACCCTGGCCCAAAAGAGAGAATACTGGAGAACCAAGAAACGAGAGCAGAGGGCTCGACTGTCAGAGCGAAGAGGGAGGCCAGCACAAGACAGTCCAGGGAAAAAGCTCCTCCTCCTAAATACCACTGCAGTGGTGAATTCCACTTTATCTGGCAGCTTAGCTGCTCCCTCTTCTCCTGTGCAGAGTAAAGATGAGTCATATAAAACACCTAATGTCTCCCCAGCATCCCATAGTGCAAATGCAGTGGGAGAAGGTTCATTTGAAACCCCTGAAAGCCAAAAGCCGAAGTGGTTCCACACAATGAAACTCGACAAGGTCTTGCCTCAGTTCCCAGCATCATGTTCCATCTCAGCCAAAGCGGCTAGGGGCAACACAGCCGCGGTGAAAAACCGAGCAGCGAGTGGGGCTGTGAACAGAGCCATTACCTCACCCACACCTAGTGGAACCCAGCTGGACTCCAGTTCCTCAGTGCCTCCAGTCAGAGTGACCAGCATTACCAATGGCAGCTCTGCCCAAACAACACCTCAGTCACGTGTGTCTATGCAGGGCACATCAGTCctaaaaatgcaaaacagacaaCATGTTGCTTCACGCAGTCAGCCCAAACTCTCCCCTATCAATGTGACCATGGGTAGGATTCTTGTGTCCTCTCCTAGTGGCCCCATCGTCATAAAAACTGAGACTAAAGAAGAGTACACAACACCTCAGAGTGGGACAAAGAGTGCCTTGGTCACCCCACAGAGAGCTAAAGGTGTTGGCAACTCGCAACCTTCCAtcgagtctgaggaggagagagcagccAGACGCAGAGAGCATTGGCGGatcaaaaagcgagagcagagaGCAAAGCTGGCAGCTCAGATAGCTAAAGCCAGAGATAGGACACAGGCCACAGAGATGATGGTACAAAGGCAAATGGCACAAAAAACAGGACTCATGGGTCCCACAGCATGTCAGAATCTTCAATCTCAGTCGTTTTCGAGAAGAGCGGGTCCTACTCAGGCCAAAGCTACGTTCAGGCCGGCCAAAAAGAGAAATGATAAACTGAAAATTGGGGCAGCCAGTTTGACCACAGTTAACCTGCAGATCAAAGTGCAGAATCCACATGAGACAAGGACAACACCAACAGCAATTTCTGTGAGAAAATCAGGGGAAACGCTAAGAAGGTTTCCAAGTTATTTACATCTTTCTAATGTTACCCGAGGGATCGTGCGATGTAAAACACCGAGACAGAGGTTTATTGAAGCTCAGAGGAATTTGATGATTCAAAGAAACATGAGATGTAAGTCTCCGCTGCTTGCTTCAGTCTTTGGTACCAGAAATATCCCCAGAATCGACCCCAATGACACACCTGAGCAGATAATAGAAAAACGGCGAGAGTACTGGCGGATTAAAAAGCGGGAACAGCGAGCTAAGTTGTCAATGGAGGTGAGGGATCGGTTGAAGGAGAGGGACTCTCTGATGCGAAGAGTGAAACGCTACCAGAACATCCTAGAGGAGATGAGGAAAGCCAGAGCGCTCACACAATCAGCGGGAAGCACTCTGACCCACGCGTCGGAGACCATTGGAGGGTTCATCAAAGAGGATGGGACAGTGACCATTAAAATCCCCCAGGTTTCCACATGTCACGACACATCAGCTCATCAAAGGGAAGAAGATCTTCATGTTCAAAGTTCAACTAATACCCATGTTACCCAACCTCAACATCAGCCTTTCTGCCCAGCTCAGGTGAAagtctttcttcctctttctggaAAGCCAGTCAACAAACTTCCAAAACTACTGTCGGCCAGACCAAGGACTCCTCTTGAAAGCACAACTGTACCTAATTCTCACTCGTCATCCGCTCAAGCTGTGGGGCAGCTCACGCTCAGTCATCCTCAAAAGGCCATTTCTGGAGGATCTACGGCAGGGTCCAGCTGTGTAATGAAAATGGCCGTTTCAAGTAGTGCAGCATCACTTGCTCTATCTCTGGATCCATCGCTAACACAGGAAGAGAGAATGGCAAAGAAGAGGGAGTACTGGAGGATAAAGAAACGTGAGCAGCGAGCAGCCCGTGCGGCGCGACTGAAGCAGGGTGTCTTACAAATGAGGGCTAACGCAGCCTTACAGAGGAGAAAGGCCCAGAAGCAAGTAGCATTGAACCCTGCACCACTGAGCAAACGTCTCTCTAACCTAACAGGAAACTCACAACCTCCCCCAGATAACAGTGTGCCCATTACACCAAATGCTAATGAGATAAAACAAGAGCCTGAGCCTGTGCCAGCAGTTGACCTAAATTCTCAACCGGAACAAGCCATCTGTCCAGATATCAAACGCCCAACCTCCTCACCACTGCCATCAGCACCTCCAGCACCCCAGCCAGAGCCTGATCCAGTTCTGGCTGCAGAAAGCCAGGCCACCACTCTGCGAGCCGTGGCCTCTATGAAGAGGCTCCTGGAAGAATCACTTAGCACAGTGAGGGACTGTAAAAGTCAGCAGACTGAAATTAAAATGGAGACAACAGAAGAGGCCTCAGACCAAGAGATCGAGCCCAATTTACCTCAGCTCTTTATTGAAGAGGATGAGGTGGCTCCTCTGGCTGCTAACCTGACGGTGCAAATAAAAAGCTGGCAGCCAGACACTGAGGCCCTGGTACACTCACGTTCACCAAGCCCTCATTTAAAAAACTCACCACAAATTAGGGAGACACCCTCACCTATTCCTACCTCCAGTGATGCCCCTATGCTTCCCACCTGTGAACACGCCTCCCGAACCTCTCCCACATTCACATTAAACCCCTCCAAGGAAGACCCCGATGGTCCGTCCTCACCTCACAGAACCCAGAGGCTTCTCACCAGAAAGGAGGGCCATGAAGACTGCAGCTCCCCAGAGCCGCCAGAGCTACATCAACTAGCCATCGATGAGCTACACCCACAGCAAGAACACGGTGAACAACAGTGTGAGGCACAAGAACAGTTCGAGAACAGCATGTCGCCAGCAGCACGGAGATATCACAGTGTGTGGACTGAGCAGGGCGGCTTGACCAGCCTGCAGCGGAAGAGGGAGTACTGGAAGCTGATGAAGCGGCAGCAGAGGGCCAGGTCAAAGGCCAGGCAGAAGGAGAGGCCGGGAGGACTGAGCACTCGGCTAACCCAG GCTCAAGGTTTTGGTGTCTTCAACAATGTTAAGCGTGGAAATCCTAATGCAAAACCAGCTCTCAGATCCAGGTCATCGATTCCCTCTCTTACGGCAGTGTCCAGCATCCCTGCTCTCAGCCCTCCAACGTGTCGTGCTGAGCGGTCACCGCACACGCTCCAGGTGAAGTTGCCTGTCCTCAGCGTCTCCTGTTCTCCCAGAAGTGAGCAGAACAACATAGACGTTGGACCTTCACAGATCTTGTCAGACTGTCTCGACGCTTCTGAGAATCAGCAGCAAGCCATGCCACGTTTTCAAATGTCAATGTCTACAGGTACGGATGTAGACTCAGCACCCTGCCTTCTTACTCTGACGCCTCCAGACAACCCACTGTCCAGCATCAACCTGCAACCCATTGAACCCCATGTTGAAACGCCTGATCCCACCCTCAGTGCAATAAAAATCCCTTCTCAACTTCATAGCCCCTCACATTCGCGGCATTCTCCCTCTAAGCTGGTGCCTGTAAGCACCATGGCTCCACCAAAACCCATCCCTGGGGAGACGCAGGAGGACTTTCTGAGGAGGAAGCGAGAGTACTGGAGGATCAAAAAGAAGGAGCAGCGAGCCAGGAAGGCCATCCAGGTCAAGGGAGCCCCCCCGAAGAGAGCTGCCCACTGGAGGCCCATCCTACCTGCGCAGGACCCACCAACACAG